In the Paenibacillus sp. FSL H7-0357 genome, one interval contains:
- a CDS encoding metal-sensitive transcriptional regulator, whose protein sequence is MEYDKGIKNRLKRIEGQVRGVLGMLEEGQDCREIVTQLTAIRTAVDRTVGAVIGANLEQCIQEELEQGNSPDKVIKEAVEMLVKSR, encoded by the coding sequence ATGGAATATGATAAAGGCATCAAAAACAGATTGAAGCGTATTGAGGGCCAGGTGCGTGGTGTGCTGGGCATGCTGGAGGAAGGGCAGGATTGCCGGGAGATTGTGACCCAGCTGACGGCAATAAGAACAGCTGTAGACCGCACTGTGGGTGCTGTTATCGGCGCTAATCTGGAGCAATGCATTCAGGAGGAGCTGGAGCAGGGCAATTCACCGGATAAAGTGATTAAGGAAGCGGTAGAGATGCTTGTAAAAAGTCGTTAA
- the pfkA gene encoding 6-phosphofructokinase: MTNVKKIAVLTSGGDSQGMNAAVRAVVRSAIFYGVEVYGIQRGYQGLLNRDIFPMDLRSVGDIIQRGGTILQSARCLEFVKPEGQQKGADILNEMGIDGLVVIGGDGSYKGANKLSKLGIKTMALPGTIDNDISFTDYTIGFDTAVGVVVDAINKLRDTMSSHERSSIVEVMGRHCGDIALHAGLASGAETILVPEMPYDLNEVADRMRDNFARGKRHSIVIVAEGVGKGEDVAQALKDRHASLDARVTVLGHIQRGGTPTPGDRNLASRLGDFAVRKLLEGESDKGCGIIKGELTLTDIDTVVNTKKDFDTELYELASRLSQ; encoded by the coding sequence ATGACTAATGTTAAAAAAATCGCAGTATTGACCAGTGGAGGAGACTCACAGGGCATGAACGCCGCTGTTCGCGCGGTAGTGCGCAGCGCAATTTTTTACGGGGTTGAAGTGTATGGTATCCAGCGCGGCTATCAGGGTCTGCTGAACCGCGACATTTTCCCGATGGATCTGCGCAGTGTAGGCGATATTATTCAACGTGGAGGTACCATTCTGCAGTCTGCGCGATGTCTTGAATTCGTGAAGCCTGAAGGTCAGCAGAAAGGTGCGGACATCCTGAACGAAATGGGCATCGACGGCCTTGTGGTTATCGGTGGTGACGGCTCTTACAAAGGGGCTAACAAGCTCAGCAAGCTGGGAATTAAGACAATGGCTTTGCCGGGTACGATTGATAATGACATTTCTTTCACGGACTACACGATTGGATTTGATACGGCAGTAGGGGTAGTTGTAGATGCCATTAACAAGCTTCGTGACACCATGTCCTCGCATGAGCGTTCCTCCATTGTAGAAGTTATGGGACGCCACTGCGGAGATATTGCTCTTCATGCAGGCCTGGCTTCCGGAGCCGAAACCATTCTCGTACCGGAAATGCCTTATGACCTCAACGAGGTGGCTGACCGGATGCGTGACAACTTTGCCAGAGGCAAACGCCACAGTATCGTTATTGTCGCTGAAGGTGTAGGCAAGGGCGAAGACGTTGCACAAGCGTTGAAAGACCGCCATGCTTCACTGGACGCCCGCGTAACGGTTCTGGGTCATATTCAGCGCGGAGGTACTCCGACTCCAGGCGACCGCAACCTGGCAAGCCGTTTGGGTGACTTTGCTGTTCGCAAACTGCTCGAAGGTGAATCGGATAAAGGCTGCGGCATTATTAAAGGTGAGCTGACGCTTACCGATATCGATACTGTGGTGAATACGAAGAAAGATTTCGATACGGAATTGTACGAGCTGGCTTCCCGTCTTTCCCAATAG
- a CDS encoding MATE family efflux transporter codes for MIHTSSLKQKASQFLHILFPILVTQIALSAITFFDTNMSGKFGTDDLAGVAIGTSLWIPIQTGLSGILMGITPIVSNLIGNRRDKDVAYQVTQGIWLSLIVSLLVLMIGGFALSPVLDFMNLEPQVRNIAFRFLCAISFGIIPLFGYTVVRSCIDALGQTRVSMFITLIALPVNVGLNYLLIFGNFGFPRLGGVGAGVASAITYWVIFGIALTFIYRSEPFKSLQLFRKFYAISLSSFKELLKIGVPIGFSIFFETAVFSAVTLLMSRFDTVTIAAHQAAINFASTLYMIPLSICMSLTILVGFENGSGRQKDARQYGIMGIASAAVLSLLTALVLLFAGDSVAGLYSDEPEVISLIQHFLIYAIFFQISDAIATPTQGVLRGYKDVNPAFIICFAAYWVIGLPTGYVLATYTDMGAYGYWVGLITGLAIGAILLLTRLVKVQRRFALATGAGEQ; via the coding sequence ATGATACATACTTCTTCTCTTAAGCAAAAGGCAAGCCAATTCCTGCATATTTTATTTCCTATTCTTGTAACGCAGATTGCATTGTCAGCCATTACTTTCTTTGATACCAATATGTCCGGCAAATTCGGCACGGATGATCTGGCCGGCGTAGCCATCGGCACCAGCTTATGGATCCCGATTCAAACCGGGCTTAGTGGCATACTCATGGGTATAACACCGATAGTGTCCAATTTAATAGGCAACCGCCGGGATAAAGATGTCGCTTATCAGGTGACCCAGGGCATCTGGCTCTCGCTGATTGTTTCTCTGCTCGTCCTCATGATCGGCGGTTTCGCTCTGTCGCCTGTTCTTGATTTTATGAATCTGGAGCCGCAAGTACGGAATATCGCTTTCCGCTTCCTGTGTGCCATTTCCTTCGGCATCATCCCTCTGTTCGGCTATACGGTAGTCCGCAGCTGTATCGATGCATTAGGGCAGACAAGAGTTTCGATGTTCATCACGCTAATTGCTTTACCTGTCAATGTTGGGCTGAACTATCTGCTTATCTTCGGGAATTTCGGTTTCCCGCGCCTTGGCGGAGTCGGAGCCGGGGTCGCATCGGCGATCACCTACTGGGTGATCTTCGGAATTGCCCTGACCTTCATTTACCGCTCCGAGCCCTTCAAAAGCCTGCAGCTGTTCCGCAAGTTCTACGCCATATCGCTGAGCAGCTTCAAAGAGCTGCTTAAGATCGGCGTGCCTATCGGATTTTCCATCTTTTTTGAAACGGCGGTTTTCTCGGCAGTAACACTGCTCATGAGCCGGTTCGACACAGTAACCATTGCAGCTCATCAGGCGGCGATCAACTTCGCCTCCACCCTGTACATGATTCCGCTCAGCATCTGTATGAGCCTGACGATTCTCGTCGGCTTTGAGAACGGGTCCGGCAGGCAGAAGGATGCCCGCCAATACGGCATTATGGGCATTGCCTCGGCCGCCGTGCTGTCGCTGCTGACAGCTCTCGTCCTCTTATTCGCCGGCGATTCGGTTGCCGGACTTTATTCCGACGAACCCGAGGTCATCTCCCTGATTCAGCACTTTTTGATTTACGCGATCTTCTTCCAGATCTCCGATGCCATTGCCACACCGACGCAAGGGGTGCTGCGGGGCTATAAGGACGTAAACCCGGCATTCATCATTTGCTTCGCCGCCTATTGGGTAATCGGCCTGCCTACTGGCTATGTGCTGGCGACTTATACCGATATGGGCGCCTACGGCTACTGGGTTGGACTGATTACCGGTCTGGCGATTGGAGCCATTCTGCTGCTGACACGGCTAGTCAAAGTCCAGCGGCGGTTTGCTTTGGCCACCGGGGCTGGAGAACAATAA
- a CDS encoding DEAD/DEAH box helicase — protein sequence MKTFAEFGLEPKVLQAITELGFEEATPIQEQAIPLALTGADLIGQAQTGTGKTAAFGIPLISKIAREEEKILALVMTPTRELAIQVAEEIGKLTRFKGLRSLAIYGGQDIGRQIRGLKKKPQIIIGTPGRLLDHINRKTIRLDDVQTIVLDEADEMLDMGFMEDIQTILKLVPEERQTMLFSATMPPNIQRLAQQFLKNPQHVSVIPKQISAPLIDQAYIEVPERQKFEALSRLIDMESPDLAIVFGRTKRRVDELAEGLQKRGYSADGLHGDLSQNQRDAVMRKFRDGSIDVLVATDVAARGLDVSGVTHVINFDLPQDPESYVHRIGRTGRAGKEGTAWSFVTPREMDHLHLIERVTRHRITRKPLPTMAEAIEGKQRITAERLLAMVEEGGELNEYKGIAIQLLEQYDSVQLLSAAMKLLTGDNKDTQVELTPEDPIRAKRRGGKNDIRSGRKPNGGYGGNRTGSGTGGGYKGNRDSGSSYGGGYKGNRDSSSGSTTRGGYSSGYGSNSSSGGYKGNRDSSADRKPSARPSSTSTRPAKREDYDI from the coding sequence TTGAAAACATTCGCAGAATTCGGCTTGGAGCCAAAAGTACTTCAAGCAATCACAGAGCTAGGATTTGAGGAAGCAACACCCATTCAGGAGCAGGCAATCCCGCTCGCGCTGACTGGAGCAGACTTGATCGGCCAGGCACAGACCGGTACGGGCAAAACAGCCGCTTTCGGTATTCCCCTCATCTCCAAAATTGCTCGGGAAGAAGAAAAAATCCTGGCGCTAGTTATGACGCCAACCCGTGAGCTTGCGATTCAGGTTGCTGAAGAAATCGGCAAACTGACCCGCTTCAAGGGTCTGCGTTCACTGGCTATTTACGGCGGACAGGATATCGGCCGTCAAATCCGCGGGTTGAAGAAGAAACCACAGATCATTATCGGAACACCTGGACGCCTTCTGGATCACATCAACCGCAAGACGATCCGTCTTGATGACGTGCAGACCATCGTATTGGATGAAGCTGATGAAATGCTGGATATGGGCTTCATGGAAGACATCCAGACGATCCTCAAGCTCGTGCCGGAAGAACGTCAAACCATGTTGTTCTCAGCTACAATGCCTCCTAACATTCAACGTCTCGCCCAACAGTTCCTGAAGAACCCGCAACATGTTTCCGTAATTCCAAAACAAATCAGCGCTCCATTGATTGACCAAGCCTATATCGAAGTTCCTGAGCGCCAGAAGTTTGAAGCACTGAGCCGTCTGATCGATATGGAGTCCCCAGATTTGGCAATCGTCTTCGGACGTACCAAACGCCGGGTTGACGAGCTTGCCGAAGGCCTCCAGAAACGCGGATATTCTGCTGACGGATTGCATGGCGACTTGTCCCAGAACCAACGTGATGCGGTTATGCGTAAATTCCGTGACGGCAGCATTGACGTGCTTGTAGCTACTGACGTAGCAGCGCGCGGACTCGACGTTTCCGGTGTAACACATGTTATCAACTTTGACCTTCCGCAAGATCCGGAAAGTTATGTACACCGTATCGGCCGTACAGGCCGCGCAGGTAAAGAAGGAACAGCATGGTCATTCGTGACTCCGCGTGAAATGGACCACCTGCATCTGATCGAGCGTGTAACCCGTCACCGGATTACCCGCAAACCGCTGCCAACAATGGCTGAGGCAATTGAAGGCAAACAACGCATCACTGCAGAACGTCTGCTGGCAATGGTTGAAGAAGGCGGCGAGCTGAACGAATACAAAGGCATCGCGATTCAATTGCTGGAGCAATATGATTCTGTACAACTGCTCTCCGCAGCAATGAAATTGCTTACCGGCGACAACAAGGATACACAGGTTGAATTGACACCGGAAGATCCGATCCGCGCAAAACGCCGCGGCGGCAAGAATGACATCCGTAGCGGCCGCAAGCCTAATGGCGGCTACGGCGGCAACCGCACTGGTTCCGGCACAGGCGGTGGCTATAAAGGCAACCGTGATAGCGGCAGCAGCTATGGCGGCGGCTATAAAGGCAACCGCGACAGTAGCAGCGGCAGCACAACCCGTGGTGGTTACAGCAGCGGCTACGGCAGCAACAGCAGCAGCGGCGGTTACAAAGGCAACCGCGACAGCAGTGCCGACCGCAAACCATCGGCGCGTCCAAGCAGCACAAGTACTCGTCCGGCTAAACGCGAAGATTACGACATTTAG
- a CDS encoding dihydroorotate dehydrogenase, which yields MSSPVGCNVWTSTGTILVLFILLVIITRTFVI from the coding sequence ATGTCCTCACCAGTTGGCTGCAACGTCTGGACTTCCACAGGCACTATCCTCGTTCTGTTCATCCTGCTCGTTATTATCACTCGTACTTTTGTTATCTAA
- a CDS encoding YitT family protein: MLRLRQLGNYLAIILGSAMIASGFNLFLIPHRLLSGGVSGVAMLVGYFTPLNISLLYLLFNVPLLVAGWFQLGRRFIILSILSVGATTWLMTLVPQTAVASDMLLASVFGGVLVGVGSGISFRVGGSTGGFDIIGSIITRYRDFPIGNVLVGLNGIVILAAAYFDDNWNLALASMVSIYVTGKVVDLIHISHVKVTVYIVTTRTDELLQQLLGLQRGVTKIKTEGAYSHVERDMLMTVTTRYELAELKRIIRTSDPQAFVNIVETVGVMGSFRKRSH, translated from the coding sequence TTGTTACGACTAAGACAACTAGGAAATTACCTTGCCATCATCTTGGGTTCGGCGATGATAGCGAGCGGCTTCAATCTGTTCTTAATCCCCCACCGGCTGTTAAGCGGAGGGGTATCCGGTGTGGCAATGTTAGTGGGTTATTTCACTCCCCTTAACATCAGTCTGCTATATCTGCTCTTCAATGTGCCGCTGCTTGTGGCAGGGTGGTTTCAGCTCGGGCGCAGATTTATTATTCTCAGCATTTTATCCGTAGGGGCCACAACTTGGCTAATGACGCTGGTACCGCAGACAGCTGTAGCGTCGGATATGCTTCTTGCCTCCGTTTTCGGCGGAGTGCTGGTAGGTGTCGGCAGCGGTATTTCCTTCCGGGTTGGAGGATCTACAGGCGGCTTTGACATTATCGGCTCCATTATTACGCGCTACCGCGACTTCCCGATCGGGAATGTGCTTGTAGGGCTGAATGGTATCGTCATTCTGGCCGCTGCCTATTTTGACGACAATTGGAATTTAGCTCTTGCTTCGATGGTCTCCATTTATGTAACCGGAAAGGTCGTCGACCTGATTCACATCAGTCATGTTAAAGTGACTGTGTACATCGTAACTACAAGGACAGACGAACTGCTTCAGCAGCTTCTGGGCCTGCAACGCGGGGTCACAAAGATCAAAACAGAGGGCGCTTATTCTCATGTTGAACGGGACATGCTAATGACAGTGACTACCCGCTACGAGCTCGCAGAGCTTAAAAGAATCATTAGAACCAGCGATCCCCAGGCTTTTGTGAACATTGTGGAAACCGTTGGAGTCATGGGTTCCTTCCGCAAAAGATCACATTGA
- a CDS encoding CoA-disulfide reductase, protein MGKTIIIIGGVAGGATAAARLRRLNEQDEIILFERGEHVSFANCGLPYYIGETIDSRDKLFLQTPKGIKERFNIDVRVLTEVTEIVRQHKLVHYRDVRTGETGEIPYDILILSPGARPIVPDIPGLSETKNVFTLRNIPDTDRIKSFVDSMRPKHATVIGGGFIGLEMAENLRERGLEVTIIDRGAQLLNPLDPEMAKPVEEHLRMHGVEIRLNEGVEAFEQQGGMLRLSSGDVIRTEMIIMAIGVTPENELARHSGLELGIRGAVKVSSTLQTSDPDIYAIGDAIEVKDRNHGFATMVSLAWGANRQGRLAADHINGHAISYDGALGTAIIKTFNLTSAVTGNNEKTLTALGVPYEAIHIHPNSHAGYYPGASPIAMKLLFNPDNGDIYGAQAVGADGADKRIDVIATAIRGKLKVNELADIELAYAPPYSSAKDPVNMAGYAASNVVDGLVSNLQWHEVDAFSAKGGLIIDVRDEVERLAGSIPGSVNIPLSELRNRLAEIPADQEIAVSCQVGLRGYIAARMLSQHGYSVKNVDGGYKTYAVMAMKDILPPEERSKDTAAHLPTSPDSLDDRAQSGSGEQLLLLDACGLQCPGPILKVYETVKSMQEGQQLEIAATDFGFAADIKQWCLKTQNTLESVDVSEGKVKALVRKGLNRVTGEALPAVPSEAKEGTTMIVFSGDLDKTIASFIIASGAAAMGKQVTMFFTFWGLNVLRQRNASPVKKKGLDKMFGMMMPQGTTKLPLSRMNMGGLGARLIRHAMKRKNVDSLEQLMQGALNAGVKIIACTMSMDIMGIKQEELIAGVDFGGVASYLGAAEDSGVNLFI, encoded by the coding sequence ATGGGTAAAACAATCATTATTATTGGTGGCGTTGCTGGTGGAGCGACAGCTGCCGCGAGGCTGCGGAGACTGAATGAACAGGATGAGATCATCCTGTTTGAACGCGGGGAGCATGTATCGTTTGCCAACTGCGGACTGCCTTATTATATTGGTGAAACAATTGATTCCCGCGATAAGCTGTTTCTTCAGACGCCTAAGGGTATAAAGGAACGATTTAACATAGATGTTCGTGTGCTTACTGAAGTAACGGAAATTGTACGCCAGCATAAACTTGTTCATTACCGTGATGTCCGAACGGGTGAGACGGGGGAGATTCCATATGACATCCTGATTCTGTCCCCGGGAGCCAGACCTATTGTGCCTGATATTCCAGGTCTCTCCGAGACCAAGAATGTGTTCACCTTAAGAAATATCCCGGATACGGACCGGATTAAATCTTTTGTAGACAGTATGCGTCCTAAGCATGCCACGGTTATCGGCGGAGGTTTTATCGGGCTGGAAATGGCGGAGAACCTCCGTGAACGTGGACTTGAGGTGACGATTATTGACCGCGGTGCACAGCTCCTCAATCCGCTGGACCCGGAAATGGCCAAACCTGTGGAAGAGCATCTCCGGATGCACGGCGTGGAAATAAGGCTGAATGAGGGGGTGGAGGCTTTTGAGCAACAGGGCGGAATGCTGCGGCTTTCTTCTGGAGACGTGATCAGGACCGAGATGATCATTATGGCAATTGGAGTCACTCCAGAGAATGAGCTTGCCCGCCACAGCGGTCTAGAGCTGGGAATCCGCGGCGCGGTTAAGGTCAGTTCTACCCTGCAGACCAGCGATCCCGATATTTATGCCATCGGTGACGCCATTGAGGTCAAGGACCGCAATCATGGATTCGCCACCATGGTTTCTCTGGCATGGGGAGCGAACCGGCAAGGCCGTCTAGCGGCAGATCATATCAACGGTCACGCCATCTCCTACGATGGAGCTTTGGGAACGGCAATCATTAAGACCTTTAACCTGACCTCAGCAGTTACCGGGAACAATGAGAAGACGCTCACAGCTCTCGGTGTCCCTTATGAGGCCATTCATATCCATCCCAATTCACATGCGGGTTATTACCCCGGGGCATCCCCGATTGCCATGAAGCTGCTGTTCAATCCCGACAATGGTGATATATACGGAGCACAGGCTGTGGGGGCAGACGGTGCTGACAAGCGGATTGATGTCATTGCCACTGCTATTCGCGGCAAGCTGAAAGTGAACGAGCTCGCAGATATAGAGCTGGCCTATGCACCGCCATATTCTTCAGCTAAGGACCCTGTCAATATGGCCGGGTATGCCGCTTCCAATGTTGTGGATGGATTAGTCAGCAATCTGCAGTGGCATGAGGTGGATGCTTTCTCCGCCAAGGGCGGACTGATCATCGACGTCAGGGACGAGGTGGAACGGCTGGCAGGTTCCATTCCCGGCTCAGTGAACATTCCATTGTCCGAACTGAGAAACCGGCTTGCCGAGATTCCTGCGGATCAGGAGATCGCGGTATCCTGCCAGGTAGGGCTTAGAGGCTATATTGCTGCAAGAATGCTGAGTCAGCATGGGTACAGCGTGAAGAATGTTGATGGTGGATACAAAACGTATGCTGTAATGGCAATGAAGGATATCCTGCCGCCAGAGGAGCGCAGCAAAGATACGGCAGCCCATTTGCCAACTTCTCCGGATTCACTAGATGACAGGGCACAAAGCGGCAGCGGGGAGCAGCTGCTGTTGCTGGATGCTTGCGGACTGCAGTGTCCGGGCCCTATACTCAAAGTATATGAGACTGTAAAGTCCATGCAGGAAGGACAGCAGCTGGAGATTGCTGCTACGGATTTCGGTTTTGCCGCAGATATTAAGCAGTGGTGCCTCAAGACGCAGAATACACTGGAATCGGTGGATGTGTCGGAAGGGAAAGTGAAGGCTCTTGTACGTAAAGGGTTAAACAGGGTGACGGGAGAAGCCTTGCCAGCAGTGCCTTCTGAAGCCAAGGAGGGTACGACGATGATCGTGTTCAGCGGTGATCTGGACAAGACGATTGCTTCCTTCATTATTGCCTCCGGTGCGGCAGCGATGGGCAAGCAGGTGACCATGTTCTTTACCTTCTGGGGATTGAATGTTCTTCGTCAGAGAAATGCTTCTCCGGTTAAGAAAAAAGGGTTGGATAAAATGTTCGGAATGATGATGCCTCAGGGTACCACAAAGCTGCCGTTGTCCAGAATGAACATGGGCGGGCTGGGTGCAAGACTGATACGGCATGCAATGAAACGGAAAAATGTGGACTCTCTGGAACAGCTGATGCAGGGTGCGCTGAATGCCGGCGTAAAGATCATTGCCTGCACGATGAGTATGGACATCATGGGCATCAAGCAGGAAGAATTAATAGCTGGCGTTGATTTTGGCGGGGTAGCCAGTTATCTGGGAGCCGCTGAGGATTCGGGTGTGAATTTGTTTATCTAA
- a CDS encoding putative glycoside hydrolase, whose product MNITWALLMMALGGVGVPHGGHDSDVTAALQSATNPPIIAEHSSNPNGASASPNATGGTTSPTPVTSVSPGNEAGGTDDAILADPQPDAPKVKGIYVTAYSAGGARMETLLNLLDKTELNSMVIDIKDDAGYITYKTDNAELQKLGHPQPFIGDINKLMTRLKEHDVYPIARIVVFKDSVLAKKKPEMSFVNTNGTVWSNKGGDSFVNPYNEDVWKYNVDIAKEAAKLGFKEIQFDYVRFPEGFEKRADTLKYTKNDRPRVEIIGDFVKYAKAELNPLGVRVSVDIFGYAASVPAAEGIGQDFVKISKNVDVISPMVYPSHYSTGWFDVKDPDKDPYATIKGSMVDTHKKLDPLGSYKPIIRPWIQDFTASWLGSGHYVKYGKTQVEDQIRALKDEKVDEFLLWNANNRYTSGVDYEK is encoded by the coding sequence ATGAACATCACCTGGGCATTACTGATGATGGCCCTGGGAGGCGTTGGCGTGCCGCATGGCGGACACGACTCTGACGTGACGGCTGCATTACAGTCCGCCACCAATCCCCCCATCATCGCAGAGCACAGCAGCAATCCAAACGGAGCATCGGCATCACCAAACGCCACAGGCGGCACCACATCCCCTACTCCGGTTACAAGCGTTTCACCCGGAAATGAAGCAGGAGGTACTGACGACGCGATTCTTGCCGATCCGCAGCCGGATGCCCCCAAGGTTAAAGGTATTTATGTGACAGCCTACAGTGCAGGCGGAGCACGGATGGAAACGCTGCTTAACCTGCTTGATAAAACGGAACTAAATTCCATGGTCATCGATATTAAGGATGATGCGGGATATATTACCTACAAGACAGACAATGCGGAACTTCAGAAGCTGGGTCATCCCCAGCCGTTCATCGGTGACATCAACAAGCTGATGACCCGCCTAAAGGAGCATGACGTATATCCGATTGCCCGGATCGTAGTCTTTAAGGACTCTGTTCTCGCCAAGAAGAAGCCGGAAATGTCATTCGTAAATACAAATGGCACAGTCTGGAGCAATAAAGGCGGAGACAGCTTCGTCAATCCCTATAATGAAGATGTATGGAAATACAATGTAGACATCGCCAAGGAAGCCGCCAAATTGGGCTTCAAGGAAATCCAGTTCGATTACGTCCGTTTCCCGGAAGGCTTCGAGAAACGTGCTGATACTCTTAAATATACCAAGAACGACAGACCACGTGTAGAGATCATTGGCGACTTCGTTAAATACGCCAAAGCAGAGCTAAATCCGCTGGGCGTACGGGTATCCGTTGATATTTTCGGATACGCCGCTTCTGTTCCCGCTGCGGAAGGCATAGGCCAGGATTTCGTGAAAATATCGAAGAATGTAGACGTCATCAGCCCGATGGTATACCCAAGCCATTACTCAACAGGATGGTTCGATGTGAAAGACCCTGACAAAGACCCTTACGCGACCATTAAGGGTTCTATGGTGGATACACATAAGAAGCTCGACCCTCTGGGAAGCTACAAACCGATTATCCGCCCCTGGATTCAGGACTTCACCGCAAGCTGGCTTGGAAGCGGCCATTATGTGAAATACGGCAAGACGCAGGTGGAAGACCAGATCCGGGCTTTGAAAGACGAGAAAGTGGATGAATTCCTCCTCTGGAATGCTAACAACCGTTATACTTCGGGTGTAGATTACGAGAAATAA
- a CDS encoding tetraprenyl-beta-curcumene synthase family protein: MSEFEQGRYLSPRGPIGLMNRVYKYVLPEVRECLGFWRQDAEGIPDPELRKQALASIETKQFHCEGGGIYAAGNLSMRHILIPLIVAYQTISDYLDNLCDRSTSLDPADFRLLHQSMLDAITPGAEPVNYYALRSEQNDGGYLYRLVRKCQEMTALLPGYASAVAEIHDLAVLYTDLQVYKHISPELREDALKEWWAKEGKRAPHLQWNEFAAATGSTLGVFMLFLASCDPKLTKSASVSIRAAYFPHLCGLHIMLDYLIDQDEDRAGGDLNFCNYYDNSDTMLNRIASIVEWARKDVRNLPETSMHRMVIEGLLALYLSDPKVSEQREVRTVSKRLMRKSPLTRLFFFVNSRWIRKHMY; this comes from the coding sequence TTGAGTGAATTTGAGCAAGGCCGTTACCTTAGCCCGCGGGGCCCTATTGGGCTTATGAACAGGGTCTACAAGTACGTGCTGCCGGAAGTGCGGGAATGTCTGGGCTTCTGGCGCCAGGATGCGGAAGGGATTCCCGATCCCGAGCTCCGCAAGCAAGCGCTTGCCAGCATTGAGACGAAGCAGTTTCATTGTGAAGGCGGCGGGATTTATGCCGCCGGTAATTTGTCAATGAGACATATATTGATTCCGTTAATTGTCGCATACCAAACGATCAGTGATTATCTGGACAACTTATGTGATCGCAGTACTTCGCTGGATCCTGCCGATTTCAGGCTGCTGCATCAATCCATGCTGGACGCAATTACCCCCGGTGCAGAGCCTGTTAATTATTATGCGCTGCGCAGCGAGCAGAATGACGGCGGATATTTGTACAGGCTGGTCCGGAAGTGTCAGGAGATGACCGCGCTTTTGCCCGGGTATGCTTCGGCGGTCGCGGAGATTCATGATCTGGCTGTACTGTATACGGATTTGCAGGTTTATAAGCACATAAGCCCCGAACTCAGGGAAGATGCCCTGAAGGAGTGGTGGGCGAAAGAGGGAAAGCGTGCTCCGCATCTTCAATGGAATGAGTTTGCAGCAGCAACAGGTTCCACGCTGGGTGTATTTATGCTTTTTCTGGCCTCTTGCGACCCCAAGCTGACTAAATCGGCATCGGTTTCGATTCGTGCTGCGTATTTTCCGCATCTTTGCGGATTGCACATTATGTTGGATTACCTGATCGATCAGGATGAAGACCGGGCCGGCGGTGATCTTAATTTCTGCAATTATTATGACAATTCAGATACTATGCTGAACCGGATCGCTTCCATCGTGGAGTGGGCCCGTAAGGATGTCCGTAATCTTCCCGAGACCTCCATGCACCGCATGGTGATTGAGGGGCTTCTGGCACTTTATTTATCCGATCCGAAAGTCAGCGAACAGCGGGAGGTTCGCACGGTATCGAAGCGTCTGATGAGAAAGAGCCCGCTGACCAGACTGTTCTTTTTTGTGAACAGCCGCTGGATCCGCAAACACATGTATTAG